The DNA window AGGTTCTCTATGTTGtccctgttctctttgttcccGAGGTTCTCTATGTTGtccctgttctctttgttcccGAGGTTCTCTATGTTGtccctgttctctttgttcccGAGGTTCTCTATGTTGtccctgttctctttgttccctAGGTTCTCTAGgttgtctctgttctctttgttcccGAGGTTCTCTATGTTGtccctgttctctttgttccctAGGTTCTCTAGgttgtctctgttctctttgttcccGAGGTTCTCTATGTTGtccctgttctctttgttccctAGGTTCTCTAGGTTGTCTCTGTTCTCTTAGTGCCCTAGGTTTTCTAGGTTGTCTTTGTTCCCGAGGTTCTCTATGTTGtccctgttctctttgttcccGAGGTTCTCTATGTTGtccctgttctctttgttcccGAGGTTCTCTATGTTGtccctgttctctttgttcccGAGGTTCTCTAGGTTGTCCCTGTTCTGTTTGTTCCCGAGGTTCTCTATGTTGtccctgttctctttgttccctAGGTTCTCTATGTTGtccctgttctctttgttcccGAGGTTCTCTAGGTTGTCCctgttctctttgctctctttgttctctttgttttctttgttctctccCTTCTCTACATTCTCTTTATGCTTTCTGTTCTCTAGGTTCTCTCTGCTCAGTGTTAGTCATTCATGTCTTGAAGTCCTGCTCCTAAGGGAAACAAGCAATTCCTTGGAATTCCAAACAATTCAGatatactcactcactctctctctctctctcgctctctctcactctctctctcacactctctctctctctctctctctctctctcacacacacacacacacacacacacagatacacacagatgaTTCACACTACTATTATTGAGATAAATCGTTAAATTGAGTCTCAtcaagaatcacacacacacacacacacacacacacacacacacacacacatcctcatacACAATACAGtgatatattgttatttatttctacaggctgtataaagtgtgtattattatttgacataattcattaattttcagAGCCCTCACTTCTCTGTCCTTCAAAATGCTCTAATGTTATCTATGCTATACATATTGTCCGGGGTTCTAGGATCAGAACCAGTCAGGTCCCCACATACACTCCTCCACACTGGCAATGATCAGCATCAAATCAATGTCACTCTGTCTTCAacgttaaaacattttaaattgatttaGTATCATCCCCATTTAGACTGGAAAATACAAACCACTGGCACCATTTCACCAGTATGACAGGAAATCAGTGTTGAAGTAATTTCATTTCACGACCAGCACCCATCAGCATCCAATTATAGACGCTATCAGACTTGTTGATTTAGTAGTGAACGGAGACTGGAAAAGTAAGGGATAATGAGGAGGATTCAATTCAATATGAcgtaatgcattttaattcgTTTGTTGTGAACTGTAAAGTTAGATGAAAGGTCCCTTCTCTATGTTAGACTTCCACCTGTTCCAGCTCTACAGTTAGACCCAGCAGCTCAGCTGTGGTTCAACACTAAACCTGTTGCAGAGCCCAGATGAGTGCAGGGGTGAATCATTTACACAATATAGGAGTGCAGGAGTGAATCAATTACATACACAATAGAGGAGTGCAGGAGTGAATCGTTCATGCAAAAGAGGAGTGAAATTGTGAATCATTTAAGCAACAGAGGAGTGAAGGAATGAATCATTTATGCAGTAGATGAGTGCATTTGTGAATTATTAATGCAAAAGAGGAGTAAAGTAGTGAATTTTTAAGCAACAGAGTATTACAGAAATTAATCATTTATGCAATAAAGGACTGCAGGAGTGAATCATTTATGCAATCGAGGATTACAGGAGTGAATCATTTACACAATACAGGAGTGCAGGAGTAAATAATTCAATCATTGCTCAGTTCAATTCATGATGCTTAAGAGCATGATAACTAATAACCTTGCAGGTAACTGTAAAACAACTTTAATGCAGTTGTGACTTTCCAGCAGTTTTGGTCCAGTTAGTTTTAAACAGCAGTGAGTCACCTGTCTTTAAGAGCTCAGCCCAGGGCTGGGCCATCTGCATCTGTTAGACCACCTTTGGCCACCAGAGAGAGGTACAAGGTGACTCTGGGGTAATCTGCGACGATTAGCCATACCTGTCCTCCTGTCTACTTAAGAGCAGCTCACAAGCTCACTAGTCTTTGTTCATTGCTCTGGAAAAAAAGATCAGGCTGATATTTCTGGCAACGCCCTCAAGGGCTGTCATCTCTtgggtttcttttctttcacttcAAGCTTCTCTATAGCTTTGAGTTGCATCATTCCCTCTACCCCATGCTAGAGTTCACCCACCCATCTCTTGTGAATTATTCTGGCTTCCTGTTAATAATGTGATGCCTTGTCAACACTGAGTGTGGTGTTTCAAACCTTATTATTTCATGCATGAAATGGTAAATAATCACCAAATAATTGCCCAGATCCAATTAGTATTGGCTCCCATTTGCTTTGCATTTCTTTCTGAGCAGATCACTCAGTTTACACTGGTCCCCTGTATATGGGGACTGGTGTTTGAATTCAGCTTGGGGAGAGTGTCCCCCTACACATTACTGagcaaaatgtcatttataacaGTGATATAAACGGACTAAACTTTAAACAGAGAGTTGTGCTATTAATACACAATATAAACCATGCTGGATTACTACCTCAAACAAGTGTAGAGTTACCGTGGCCTGACTTTTATGTACAGTGCATAAGTTCCCTTTTAATGATTAGTCATTTTCTGAGCACAGAGCCACTGTTGCCAATGATTTTGGTGGAGGAATATTCTCAGCACAGgattaacactgacatggtatTGGCATGATTGTAGAAATTGAGCTTCTACAAGTTTGTCAGTTGATTAGTGCTTGTCAGTGTCACTGGTAGGCTCAGAGTATTTACTAGCTAACACAAATAATGCATGACAATAGATATTTAAGAGGTTGCTTTGATTTAGGAGTATGTTTCCTGATGAAAATAGAATATTGTTAAAGACATGGTAGATGATTAAATTTTATGTACCGCTTCTGACaatacacaccatcacaaagcatctttacagaGCATCTGTAAAGCATCTGGGTCCAACTCCCTAAGGATCAAGCCAAAGGAGTCAGTGGTGAAGAAAACTAACTGTGATGACATCAGGAACACACTTTGAGATGAGCCCAGTGGGAAGCACAAACTAGTAAATTAGTATTGAGAATTAAAATTGGACACTTGCGCAGGCAACTCCTGAATGATCAATGTCTGGAAATGTCCTATGATATTGCAGAAACTCAGATTGGAGGTCTGTATTGGGCAGGTGAGTCTGTTAGCAGTGTGAGCTGACAACAGCATaaatgtgtctgtttctgtcatACTCTTATAGTATGAATGTATCTATGCTTTTCAGGTTCTCATGATActcttcctgctgctgctgtaaagCAACCAATCAGGATGGCTCTTTCTGGTCTGCCAGGGTGGGCTGGACTCCTAAACTCCTCCCTCATTCATGAGCACAATAACAGGAGCCTGTTCCTGCAGGATGGGCCCTGCTGGGGGTCGTTCGGGGTGACACTTGCACTGGTGCTCTGCTACATCCTGGTGTTCATGTTTGGATTTATAGGGAACATCCTCCTCATCTGCATCATAGCACGACAGAGGGACCAGCGCAATGTGACCAGCATATTCATCGCCAATCTGTCCATCTCTGATATCTTGATATGTGTCTTCTGCCTGCCCTTCACATTGGCCTCCACACTAATGGACCACTGGGTGTTTGGGGCAGTGCTGTGTCGGCTCACGCCCTTTGTGCAGTGCATGTCTGTCACAGCCTCCGTGTTATCCCTGGTGCTCATTGCTCTGGAGCGCCACCAGCTGGTCCTGCACCCATCAGGCTGGAAGCCAAGCCCTGCCCAGGCCCGCTGTGCTCTGCTGGGGATTTGGCTGCTTGCTGCCTTCACCTCTCTGCCCTTCCTGGTATTCCAACTTCTGACCAGTGAACCATACAGTGACCTGCCGCCCCCCCACAGCCAGCTGCAGGCCTGCCAGGAGGTGTGGCCGTCGGCAGGGCATAGACGCGCCTACAGCACCACCATGCTGCTGTTCCAGTACTGCGGGCCTCTGCTGCTAATGGTGCTATGCTACGTGCGTATCTTTCTGCGTCTGCGATGGCGTATGCTAGAGCGGAAGAACAGCCAGAGGCGCACAGACGAGCACAAACgcctcacacacagcaagcacATCAGCGCCATGCTGCTCACCCTGGTTATGGCATTTGCAGTGTGCTGGATGCCTCTGAATGTATATAACATGGTAGCAGACTGGCATGAGGAGGGACTGCCTATCTGCCAGCACGACCTGCTGTTCTTGCTCTGTCACGTGCTGGCCATGAGCTCCACCTGTGTAAATCCTATCATCTATGGCTTCCTCAACTTCAACTTCCGCAGTGAGGTGTGCTCCATGTTCCAGCTCTGCTGCTGTCATGAAGTAGAGGGCAACTATGAGAACTTCCCTCTTTCCATCATAAACACTGACAGGTTGCACATATCTCTGAAGCTCAGTGGTAGGAACCACTCCATCTCCAACAGGGCTAAAGTAACACAATATCGCAACACAACAAACTATAGTTCAACATTGACAACAACCCAAACTAGTTTTACTTAGAATTTTTGCCTGCATATCCCACTTCTAGTATGCATACCCTAATGCACAGATCCACAACTCTGCACAACAGCAcatatttgcacacacacactatgtatCTGTGCAATGATATttgcacaaatacaaatatcatTACACAGAGGCACACCACACTCCCCAAATATAaacaacactgcacagataAATACCCCATTGCACAGATACATACCCCAGTGCACAGATTAAGGTCACTTCAGTGATTCATATCTCATATACCACAGCATATCCCATATACCACGGCATATCCTACATATCCCACTGCTCCTGTATAGGTGTAATAATGAAAGTTCCTCTAGCATACAGAGCAAGGTACTGACAATAGCATTGGATTTGATTCTCAGGGTGCATGCACACTATCATACTGATATATACAAACCTCACTGCAGATAAATCCCCcaatgtacatgtatatagaCCTTACTGCACAAATATATCCCCCACTATGTGTACATGTAGACCTCACTGCACAGATACAGCCCCCACTGGGCATGTATTGAGCTCACTGCACAGCTACATTGCATATGTACTTCACATACAGACTACACTGCATAGTGTCTAACTCTCCAATACTACTATGTCCCTGTCTTGGTTAAAATATCTGATACAGAttcaaaaatggaagaaaaaaaaatacttcaatTGGGTTATCTCTGAATTCTTTACTAAAGTAAAGAAGCATTCTAGCAGTACTTTGACAgcaggctttttaaaatgtctacaGGAAATAACCCAATAGAAAAGCACCTTAGTGTTACCACTCACCTGGTATCATTCCCTACTACCTTACAAGATCAGTGTTATTTCTCCCACCTGTATTACCAGGTCAGTGGTAACACTCCTACCTTCCATTGTACAGTTCCTACAGAAACATTGATGGTTCCTGAAGTTGTTCTTGAAAATATCAAACTCAGCATGTAAAAGCAGTCTAACATAGCAGTCTGGTTAGCTTAATATAAAGTTTTCaggaaaatgttttctgttttgctgtaACTGTCACCTTTTGATGTAACTGTATGTATCAGCATATAAACCCACTCCACTCAGAATCTGATAGCATCTGTATGTTCACCACAGAATGAACTCAGCACCTGCAGACACAGGagatatgttttaaaatgttacacttCTGAGGAACATcactgtactgtaaatgtaaaagatgcactgaatgacatTTTGAGATATGTTTGTTGAATATTGTAATACATCATAAATATTACTTTAGCACAGAATATTCACTAATGCTTCAAAGCAATGTGTGTTGGTGTTCTGGTGGTCCATCCATGGtgttatacacatacacatacatgaataaatattcTACTCTCTACCTGGTGGCCTAAACCTTCATAATCTCCAGCACAGCCCCTGTGCAGCTCCTGCCTGGGAGTCAAACAGGCGCTGACCTTCCATCAGGACCATGGACCCGTCTTGGTCCTGTTCAAGGGAACGTCGGTTCAGGATCCCTGAGCTATGTTGGGTTAAGCTTCTCCATTTGTGTTTCTTGGCTTCTGTGGACTTGATGTCACTGTTTCTTCTGTACACAGTGCTCAGGTATAAAGGGACCTTAAATCCAGAAGCTCATTACCAAGTTGTCCATGCATCTGGAGATGCAGTAAGCACATTGTTTGGGAGGACATGTTTCCTGCATTGAGACAGTGACTGAAAAGACTATGTCAGGTTATTTACTTAATGTTATCTCTCTGATAACAAGACCGTGAGGCATCTCGTCAGGTTTCTCTCCATGACTTAGTCTTGGGGTAGATGTGTAGATGCTTCAGGATAAATATATAGTTACACTGCAGTAATAGATAAGGGGGGCAGGGACAGGTCTGTCAACTCATAGACATGTTGTGATTGTTGTCTCCATGCTTGCGCATGCCTGAGGCATGCCTGTAGTCGAATTCCTCACCAGGGAGTCAGGGTTATGTAAGTAATATAATGTTTCAGCAGGCAGGTTATTCATACGACATCCCAAGCCTCTAAGGTTGttctaaatgtgattttggCTGGTGAAGATCCTTTTCTCACTGAGTGGTTAAGTTAATCCTGCAGGAGCTACATGGTTGAGAGAGCTATGTACCTTTATTTCCTTgatcttctttttttgtcttaatAGTTCAAATATATCTGACAATAATACCATTGTGTAGTAAAGCTCTGTCCAATCACTTGCTGCTTTAATATTTTTGCCCTGTAGTATAAATATAGGTTATATTGgatttttcattctctttctctctctcttacacatacacacacacacacacacacaggtgtgcacaCATACTCTAACTCTTTAGTTACTCCATACCAAAATACAGAGAATCTTAGAAAATTCACCTCAaaattctcattctctctttttcgTTCCTTTAGTTATGTCTCTCTTCatgaattttgttttctttcactctctcctctttcctcctgtTGCTTCCTCCCCGTTCCTTCCTTTTGCCTCTCCCTCCTGCTACCCCtctatctcgctctctgtctttatGTCTCCAGGTTTATTCCCACATCATTTGGAAAAACTCACATTGTAAACTACAAATCCTCCCTAATGAGGGctcatacagtgtgtgtgtgtgtgtgtgtgtgtgtgtgtgtgtgtgtgtgtgtgtgtgtaaatgtgtcccAGGAGTATCTGTGTATGAGATACTGTTTTGCAGTTCTAAACATAAAAGTCTGTAGTGGAGTGCAGCGGCATGCCTCTGATATGTGCACCAAAATATTGAGACGGAGAGTGATTGCTTTTATAACAAACACTGGCTGTGTCCAGAACCCCCAGTGAGATCAGTAACGACTGTTTGAATGAGCACTCACACCAGAGTGGTGCACCCTGTCAAGCTTAACATGGACAGAATAGAGCTTGATTTCTAGTTGACAAAAGAAAAGTGTAAAGTATTATGTGAGCTTAGAGAAAGAACTTCCAACATTCTGAATTGGCAACATTCTTATTACTAGttgagcaccttaaccactgagctaccactgacccCACACAAATTAACTTTAGGGGTGGAGCATTCACTATCTGTCTCATACATATATGATTCCAACTCATGAATGCTTGGACAGACTCCAAGTGGATCTGGGATGGGAACAACGATTGGTGCACCCAAGGAGTGCTATAACAAGAAACTGTCCCATATGTCAAAATAGTTCAATTATCATAACATTTGGTACACAGCTTCTATATGCAAGTCAGGCACAGTGCCTATAAGTGTGATATGATATCAACAAAATGACAGACACCATAAGCCAATCAGCTGTCAGTGCACATTGGACATGCTCAGCATTGGTCGATCAACATGAAGCTCAAATGGTATATGCGGGTACACACTCTCTAAgacatagactgtatatatgcatgGATGATACGTGCCCTTTAAAATTTCTGAAGCCACCGAGATGGAAGCTACTATCATTTGTGCACTTGCAGAGTATATCAAAATGGGACCCAGGGCATGTGCAGTAAAGACTATAGGTGGGACAGTATCTCCACCCAACCCTGCCTATATTTATTAGTACAAACCCCCTCTCTCTTACTGCCAGGAgcaaacagagcaaaacaaataaatacggCTTTATATATTAGCTATTGATCCATGACAAGCCATAATCAGTAAATGGGTGCCTTCATTTCCATCGGATAGGTTCTGGAATGAAACTCTCAATTTCTTCATCACTAAAATATCTTAACAACTTAGCTAGCAAAATATCAGAAATCTAAttttagcaagctagctaaataaCCTTACATGAAATATCGGCATGTACTACTTGCAGTCATATTATCATATAATCACTGCAGGCTAATAGAGCAATAAAGTACAGTTCTTAGGTTTTTAGACCAACATCAACAACTCAGAAAACTACTAGCTTGTCACATTAGATGCAGAATGCCcgtgtttaaatgttaaaagctTTAATGACCTTGAGCGCAGGAACATCCCAGTAGCTGCAGAAGCAACATACCAGTGTCAATAGCAGCATGCTAAGCATGTCTCCAAGAGCATAACAGTCAAGATGATAATCTGGACATGAATGAGTAAATACAATATAGCTCTGAGTTGATTAATGTAGTCACATTTAACTTTTCACCTACACTATCACCCACTTAGTCAAGTCAAAACTAAACTTTACATTTGTCCACAACATCAATTTGAAGCCCTTAGCTAAGTCTATTTGGTTTGAGTCAATATGATTCAGCGTATCAGTGGAATTTAATGTCAGACTATAACATTAGGCTTGAACTTTTTGCAACATAGTgcaacacacaacagaacagcacagtacACTGGGCTAAGTGGAGGTAAACTAGCACAATATAAGGTTTTGACAGAACAcagtaaatacaataaatacaatgcaATTTAAGTACAAGAACAATGATACAATCACATAACACAGGCCATCAAATGTACATTATGTTATCTGAGGAAGAGTGGATCTGTGGGgaataacatttctttaaaatggtGCATAGTGACAGTGTTTGCACCAAACCTGCAGATATTTTGACCataccagaaaaaaagaaatgcttaGTTCAGTTAAAACCATACTTCACATATATGTTCCCAAGAATGTTTTGATGTCCTCCACTAAGTATTAGTCCATCCGATCCAATGCAACAGAAATTCTATACCATAACAGCAAGACTTGCTCTACTTGGAATGTGGTGCTACACACTATATTGAAGCAGCACTGATATCATCACTAAAAACTCAGAAAGTCACAAACGTCcatgtggtgtgggtgtgtgttcagcatCCAAGGTGCCTCACACCAGACAGTCTTTAGATGAACTTGATGAATGCCTCGGACCCCCACTTGCAAATCACCACttgcatctttatttatttgtttgtttgttgcgaaaaatgtttattttgtatattgtcCTTATTTGAAGGTGTGAGAAAGTATAACAAATGAAACACaactaaaataaactaaacaaaaaaaaaactaaaaaaaaaccctaaaattaaataaaaaaactaaagacTCAAATAACTAAGAAAGCTGAGAGCGAAGGACTGTAAATACACTATCTGGTATGGACCTTTCCGTGTCGCACTGAGATACAGATTTTCAGTATAGTCCTCTGAAAAATTGTGTTTAGGTCTGATGACTGATGATACGGAATGTGATAGTTTTCCTATCGCAAGACAATTTTTGACGTGtacactgaaatgaaaagagCCCCCCCACCCGCCTCCAACAAAAGCGGGTCGTAgaaacactgccatctagtgagCAGCGTTGAAAGTCTATGGCTCTGTTTTCGTGACGAGGAACTCGAATGACATGAAGCCATTTTCCCTTACGATAAATAAAATAGTATGGAGATCGCTGATAGATTACACATAACCAACATACCATATTCAGTAGAAATACAGAAGAGGATACAAGTTAACAACCACAATGGTGAAAACCTATTCTAAAAATAACTATATTTCTATGACCATACCACAAAGGCAGGTCATCGGATTGTCTTTTTTTATATGGATCCAGGCCCTAATTTAGCCTCTTACTCTATAAATGTCTCTAATGTATTAGTTACACAGTGAAAGACCATCAAAACCTTGAactgtaaataatttatttaatgaaaccGCACTAGAATGGGGTAAATGGTGCTTCCTGCTTCATTCCTGCATCTCAAACTCAGAAATGGCTGAGCTTCATTAAACACCAGTGAGGCACAGCGGAGCACAGACTGTAAGGGTAAGATGGTAGTGAGAAAGTGAATGTAGAAGCCCGCCAGTGGGAGAAGTGCTGCTTCACTGCTTAGCCGCTGACCTGGCAAAGTTTACAGCTGAAATGTCacgttgggggaaaaaaatagctGTTTATATTAAGATACTGCAGTTCAGCTGGGGTTGATActggaaggaaaaagaaacattatGAGCCATCTTCCATGTATACCCAAAGCCCAGAGGTTCTCAGCAGTGAAGACAGCACTAAAGTTCCTGTCAGAACAAGCCTTCATCTCAGAGTTGTGCTGCATACGAGCTCCTCCTGGATCAACAGTGTATGATGTAATTTGAATATTCCCATAGGCACTAGGTTGATTTCGAGTTCCTAATTCTTACCTGCTGAATAATAGGCAGGGGGATTTTCCTCCAACTTTCCTCTAACATTCATCCTCTAACACATCCGGTGCTTCACAACAGTTTGGTCTAACATCTATCCTAGGAATACATCCCGTGGCATATAATACCCCTTTCCACGTGTGTATAGATATAGGCTTTGATAATACTTGAAGAGGGAGAAATTTGGGTTATGGTTCAAAGGAGGATTTCATAAGGCTGAAGTTTCCTAGCAACTCGGTAGCCGGCTTTCCTCTCAGACTGTCGCAAACTGGATTAAATTACAGTTGCGTAGTTACGTTTTCTCGGTCACATTATACGGCATATGGAACATGGCGGAAGGTGAAAAATCACTAAATGGGCTGCAGATATGCACGGTAATAGTTTGGGGCTAATTTCAGTTTGTTCAATCAGTTTCATTCGCGTGCGAATGTTTTCCATTAGCGCGGTGTTGTGTTTCATGTTATTGTTGGTGCAAATTCCCACTGATAATATTTGTCCGATTTAAGATTGTCTGCAATGTTGTTGCCGTTTATGCTTTTGGGTAAACAGCTTGCTAGATTTATA is part of the Electrophorus electricus isolate fEleEle1 chromosome 13, fEleEle1.pri, whole genome shotgun sequence genome and encodes:
- the npy4r gene encoding neuropeptide Y receptor type 4, producing the protein MSYDIAETQIGGLYWAGSHDTLPAAAVKQPIRMALSGLPGWAGLLNSSLIHEHNNRSLFLQDGPCWGSFGVTLALVLCYILVFMFGFIGNILLICIIARQRDQRNVTSIFIANLSISDILICVFCLPFTLASTLMDHWVFGAVLCRLTPFVQCMSVTASVLSLVLIALERHQLVLHPSGWKPSPAQARCALLGIWLLAAFTSLPFLVFQLLTSEPYSDLPPPHSQLQACQEVWPSAGHRRAYSTTMLLFQYCGPLLLMVLCYVRIFLRLRWRMLERKNSQRRTDEHKRLTHSKHISAMLLTLVMAFAVCWMPLNVYNMVADWHEEGLPICQHDLLFLLCHVLAMSSTCVNPIIYGFLNFNFRSEVCSMFQLCCCHEVEGNYENFPLSIINTDRLHISLKLSGRNHSISNRAKVTQYRNTTNYSSTLTTTQTSFT